One stretch of Paenibacillus sp. AN1007 DNA includes these proteins:
- a CDS encoding family 43 glycosylhydrolase, with translation MRKQGLNPYLPSWEYVPDGEPYVFNDRVYVYGSHDRFNGHVFCLNDYVCWSAPVDDLGNWRNEGVIYRKTDDPLNPDGHMCLYAPDVTRGPDGRYYLYYVLDKVPVVSVAVCSEPAGKYEFYGYVKYADGTRLGEREGDEPQFDPGVMTEGERTYLYTGFCAPGDRSRHGAMAAVLGPDMLTIIEEPVFIAPSQPYSEGSGFEGHEFFEAPSIRKRGEIYYLVYSSVVMHELCYATSTSPTGGFKYQGVIVSNCDLHIDTYKPAGKPMYYGGNNHGSIIEIGADWYIFYHRHTNGDAFNRQGCIEKISFEPDGSIPQVEMTSCGSNDGPLEGKGEYPAYLACNLFTQDDQQYTGGFGAGAWLDSRFPKITQDGRDGDEETGYIANMTESATAGFKYFNCKDVHQVTIKVRGYCSGTFEVKTSWDGPVLGTIPVHFTNEWKPYTAAAAIPDGKQALYLTYRGTGSASLASFTLS, from the coding sequence ATGAGAAAACAAGGTCTGAATCCATATCTTCCGTCTTGGGAATACGTGCCGGATGGGGAACCTTACGTATTTAACGACAGAGTGTACGTTTACGGTTCACATGATCGTTTTAACGGGCATGTTTTTTGCCTGAACGATTATGTGTGCTGGTCTGCACCCGTAGATGACCTTGGGAATTGGCGGAATGAGGGCGTCATTTATCGAAAAACAGATGATCCACTGAATCCGGATGGTCATATGTGTCTATATGCCCCTGATGTCACGAGAGGTCCCGATGGTCGGTATTATCTATATTATGTACTCGATAAAGTGCCTGTGGTTTCGGTTGCCGTATGCAGTGAACCTGCGGGTAAGTACGAATTCTATGGTTATGTAAAATATGCTGACGGTACCCGGCTCGGAGAACGAGAAGGGGATGAGCCGCAGTTTGACCCCGGTGTGATGACAGAAGGAGAGCGGACTTATCTGTATACCGGGTTCTGTGCGCCAGGTGACCGCTCCAGACATGGTGCTATGGCAGCGGTGCTTGGGCCTGATATGCTTACCATTATAGAGGAACCCGTATTTATTGCACCAAGTCAACCCTATAGTGAGGGCAGCGGATTTGAAGGACATGAATTCTTTGAAGCACCTTCGATCCGCAAAAGGGGCGAGATCTACTATCTGGTCTATTCCTCTGTTGTAATGCACGAGTTATGTTACGCGACCAGCACATCTCCAACCGGAGGATTCAAATATCAAGGCGTAATTGTAAGCAACTGCGATCTGCATATCGATACGTATAAGCCAGCTGGCAAACCTATGTATTACGGCGGCAACAACCATGGCAGCATCATAGAGATCGGCGCAGACTGGTATATTTTCTATCACCGACATACGAACGGCGATGCATTCAATCGGCAGGGATGTATCGAGAAGATTTCTTTTGAACCGGATGGATCCATTCCTCAAGTCGAAATGACCTCCTGTGGTTCAAACGATGGACCTCTCGAAGGTAAAGGGGAATATCCCGCATATCTCGCATGCAATCTGTTTACACAAGATGATCAACAGTACACGGGAGGTTTCGGTGCAGGCGCTTGGCTGGACAGCCGTTTTCCGAAAATCACCCAGGATGGCCGGGATGGCGACGAAGAAACAGGCTATATTGCGAACATGACGGAGTCGGCCACGGCGGGTTTTAAATACTTCAATTGTAAAGATGTTCATCAAGTGACGATCAAGGTGCGTGGATACTGCAGCGGAACATTCGAGGTCAAAACCTCATGGGACGGTCCCGTTCTGGGAACAATCCCGGTACATTTCACCAACGAGTGGAAACCCTATACAGCTGCTGCGGCCATTCCGGACGGCAAGCAGGCTTTATATTTGACATACCGGGGAACGGGAAGCGCAAGTCTGGCATCCTTTACGCTCAGTTAA
- a CDS encoding AraC family transcriptional regulator encodes MNTIFYAEYDAAHHSQFVFDIPEGHDCWLLVVTQTPALFWVDGKLQPYPSHCAVLYAPHQKIYYRACAEQYVNDWIRFDTDELYVTDTSLPLGKPFPLDDPEYCRKLFQLLVAEHSLQKDYRESSIDYLLRTLFNKLLESCDQENIGPQHYPLMKLRTAIHNHPSHPWTVAAMAKTLNISPGYLQSIYKKSFGVSCMDDVIHSRIRLAKEYLGHHRYTVVEIADRCGYRNVEHFCRQFKQITGVSPKQFKEHRPDRSL; translated from the coding sequence ATGAATACTATTTTTTATGCTGAGTATGACGCTGCCCACCACAGTCAATTTGTGTTTGATATTCCCGAAGGTCATGATTGCTGGCTGCTGGTGGTCACACAGACTCCCGCTCTGTTCTGGGTAGATGGTAAACTTCAACCCTATCCGTCCCATTGTGCTGTTCTCTATGCACCTCATCAAAAAATATACTACCGCGCTTGTGCAGAACAGTATGTGAATGACTGGATTCGTTTTGACACGGATGAGCTTTATGTAACGGATACTTCTCTCCCGCTGGGGAAGCCATTTCCGTTAGATGACCCTGAATATTGTCGCAAGCTGTTTCAATTGCTGGTTGCTGAGCATTCTTTGCAAAAAGACTATCGGGAGTCATCCATAGATTATTTGCTGCGAACACTGTTTAACAAACTGCTGGAGTCTTGTGATCAAGAAAATATTGGCCCGCAGCATTACCCTCTCATGAAACTTCGGACAGCGATCCACAACCATCCAAGTCATCCATGGACAGTTGCTGCTATGGCCAAGACCTTAAATATCAGCCCAGGCTACCTGCAGTCCATTTATAAAAAATCCTTTGGGGTGTCCTGCATGGATGATGTCATCCACAGCCGAATTCGATTGGCCAAAGAGTATCTCGGACATCATCGCTATACGGTTGTGGAGATAGCTGACAGGTGCGGATACCGCAATGTAGAGCACTTTTGCCGGCAGTTCAAACAGATCACGGGTGTATCCCCTAAACAATTCAAGGAGCATCGACCTGATCGAAGTTTGTAG